Proteins from a single region of Azospira inquinata:
- the nirB gene encoding nitrite reductase large subunit NirB, translating into MAKQKLVMVGNGMAGVRTLEELLKLAPDMYEITVFGAEPYGNYNRIMLSPVLSGEMTFPDIMLNDLDWYQENGITLHAGTKVVAIDRIHKKVIGEDGTVAHYDRLLLATGSSPFILPVPGKELPGVIGYRDIADTQAMIEAARDYRHGVVIGGGLLGLEAANGLAIRGMDVTVVHLSEWIMERQMDRTAARMLQGALEKKGLKFALEKQTAALLPSEAGRVGAIEFKDGEILPADLVVMAAGIRPNIDLAKAAGLYCNRGVVVSDTLQTYDPSIYAVGECAEHRGIAYGLVAPLFDQAKVCANHLAQMGIGRYQGSVTSTKLKVTGIDVFSAGNFSGGEGMEDVVFHDPGAGIYKRVVIQGKHLVGAVMYGDTADGSWYFQLLKDKQDVSEIRDHLLFGQSHLGDTGHKGENLAASLPDDAQVCGCNGVCKGTIVKAIKEKGLFTLEEVRKHTKASSSCGSCTGLVEQILASTVGGAYQTTDSKDKPVCGCTELSHGEVRQAIRERHLLSARGAMAALDWKNPDGCPTCRPALNYYCLSTWPQEAADDPQSRFINERAHANIQKDGTFSVVPRMWGGLTTPAELRAIADAAEKYQVPTVKLTGGQRIDLLGVKKEDLPHMWADLAQAGLVSGHAYGKSLRTVKTCVGAEHCRFGTQRSMDLGVKLEKMLFGMWSPHKVKLAVSGCPRNCAESGIKDVGVIGVDGGYELYVAGNGGIKTEVAQFFCKVQSDEEVMEYSGAFLQLYREEAFYLERTVHYVARVGLDSIKAQVVDNPERRRELYARLKDALARAEDPWAERTKPEGDGALQREFQILEA; encoded by the coding sequence ATGGCAAAACAGAAACTGGTAATGGTGGGAAACGGTATGGCCGGGGTGCGGACCCTGGAGGAGCTGCTCAAGCTGGCACCGGATATGTACGAGATTACGGTATTCGGCGCAGAGCCATACGGTAACTACAACCGCATCATGTTGTCCCCCGTATTGTCCGGGGAAATGACTTTCCCCGACATCATGCTCAACGACCTGGATTGGTATCAGGAAAACGGCATTACCCTGCATGCGGGCACCAAGGTCGTGGCTATCGACCGGATTCATAAAAAGGTGATCGGCGAAGACGGAACGGTTGCCCATTACGACCGTCTGCTGCTGGCCACGGGCTCCAGCCCCTTTATTCTCCCGGTTCCCGGGAAGGAGCTGCCCGGGGTGATCGGCTATCGGGATATTGCGGATACCCAGGCCATGATCGAGGCGGCCCGGGATTACCGTCATGGGGTGGTGATCGGTGGCGGGCTGCTGGGCTTGGAAGCTGCCAACGGGCTAGCGATTCGGGGTATGGACGTTACCGTGGTCCATCTGTCCGAATGGATCATGGAGCGTCAGATGGACCGCACGGCGGCCAGGATGCTCCAGGGGGCTTTGGAAAAGAAGGGCTTGAAGTTCGCTCTGGAAAAGCAGACGGCGGCCCTGCTGCCCTCCGAAGCGGGGCGAGTCGGCGCCATTGAATTCAAGGATGGGGAAATTTTGCCCGCCGATCTGGTGGTCATGGCGGCGGGTATCCGTCCCAATATCGACTTGGCCAAGGCCGCCGGTCTGTACTGCAACCGGGGGGTGGTGGTCAGCGATACCCTGCAAACCTACGATCCCTCCATCTACGCCGTCGGGGAATGCGCGGAACACCGGGGCATCGCCTATGGCCTGGTGGCGCCCCTCTTCGACCAAGCCAAGGTGTGCGCCAATCACCTGGCCCAGATGGGGATTGGCCGCTACCAGGGGTCCGTGACCTCCACCAAGCTCAAGGTCACCGGGATCGATGTCTTCTCTGCCGGCAATTTCTCCGGCGGGGAAGGAATGGAAGACGTGGTTTTCCATGATCCGGGCGCCGGGATATACAAGCGGGTGGTCATTCAGGGCAAGCATCTGGTCGGTGCCGTGATGTACGGGGATACGGCGGACGGTTCCTGGTATTTCCAATTGCTGAAAGACAAGCAGGATGTGTCCGAGATTCGGGACCATCTGCTGTTCGGCCAGTCCCACCTGGGGGATACGGGGCACAAGGGCGAGAACCTGGCGGCCTCCCTGCCGGACGACGCCCAGGTGTGTGGCTGCAACGGGGTGTGCAAGGGCACCATCGTCAAGGCCATCAAGGAAAAAGGCTTGTTCACCCTGGAAGAGGTGCGTAAGCACACCAAGGCCTCCAGTTCCTGCGGTTCCTGTACCGGCTTGGTGGAGCAGATTCTGGCTTCCACCGTTGGCGGGGCTTACCAAACCACGGACAGCAAGGATAAGCCGGTATGCGGCTGCACCGAGCTTTCCCACGGGGAAGTGCGTCAGGCCATTCGGGAGCGGCATCTGCTCTCGGCCCGGGGGGCCATGGCTGCCCTGGACTGGAAAAATCCGGATGGCTGCCCCACCTGCCGCCCGGCCCTGAATTATTACTGCCTATCCACCTGGCCCCAGGAGGCTGCCGACGATCCCCAGAGCCGGTTCATTAACGAACGGGCCCACGCCAACATCCAGAAAGACGGCACCTTTTCCGTGGTGCCCCGGATGTGGGGCGGGCTGACTACCCCGGCGGAACTGCGGGCCATTGCGGATGCGGCAGAAAAATACCAGGTGCCCACGGTCAAGCTGACCGGGGGCCAGCGGATCGACCTGCTGGGGGTCAAAAAGGAAGACCTGCCCCATATGTGGGCGGATCTGGCCCAGGCCGGGCTGGTTTCCGGCCATGCCTACGGTAAAAGCCTGCGCACCGTGAAGACCTGTGTGGGGGCGGAACACTGCCGCTTCGGCACCCAGCGTTCCATGGACCTGGGGGTCAAGTTGGAAAAAATGCTGTTCGGCATGTGGAGCCCCCACAAGGTGAAACTGGCCGTCTCCGGTTGTCCCCGGAACTGCGCCGAATCCGGCATCAAGGATGTGGGGGTGATCGGTGTGGATGGGGGCTACGAGCTGTATGTGGCTGGCAACGGGGGCATCAAGACCGAAGTGGCCCAGTTCTTCTGCAAGGTGCAGTCGGACGAGGAGGTGATGGAATATTCCGGCGCTTTCCTCCAGCTCTACCGGGAGGAGGCCTTCTACCTGGAGCGCACCGTGCATTACGTGGCCCGGGTGGGGCTGGATAGCATCAAGGCCCAGGTGGTGGATAACCCGGAACGGCGCCGGGAGCTTTACGCCCGACTGAAGGATGCCCTGGCGCGGGCGGAGGACCCCTGGGCCGAACGGACCAAGCCCGAGGGCGATGGGGCGCTACAGCGGGAATTTCAAATTCTGGAGGCTTAA
- a CDS encoding ANTAR domain-containing response regulator — MGPDAMLRVLVIDESQSRAADICAGLVLAGHQVAAVLASALDLSQRVEELKPDVILIETESPSRDTLEHLSAMNRDMPRPVIIFANDDDGDVIRKAVKAGVASYVVDGLDPSRIKPIVEVARVRFEETQALRRELEQATQKLSDRKIIDQAKGLLMKTRQLDEDQAYHTLRRLAMDRGQSLSKVAQDMVAMAKLLL, encoded by the coding sequence GTGGGGCCTGATGCCATGCTGCGGGTGCTGGTGATCGATGAGTCCCAAAGCCGGGCGGCGGATATTTGCGCCGGTCTGGTGCTGGCCGGTCATCAGGTGGCAGCCGTCCTGGCTTCGGCCCTGGATTTATCCCAGCGGGTGGAAGAACTAAAGCCGGACGTGATCCTGATTGAGACCGAAAGTCCCAGCCGGGACACCCTGGAACACCTTTCCGCCATGAACCGGGATATGCCCCGGCCGGTGATTATTTTCGCCAATGACGACGACGGGGATGTGATCCGCAAGGCGGTCAAAGCCGGTGTTGCTTCCTATGTGGTGGATGGCCTGGACCCGTCCCGAATCAAGCCTATTGTGGAGGTGGCCCGGGTCCGCTTCGAGGAAACCCAGGCCCTGCGCCGGGAGCTGGAACAGGCCACGCAAAAGCTTTCTGACCGGAAGATCATCGATCAGGCCAAGGGCCTTTTGATGAAAACCCGTCAGCTGGATGAGGATCAGGCCTATCACACCCTCCGCCGTCTTGCCATGGACCGGGGGCAGAGCCTCTCCAAGGTGGCTCAGGATATGGTGGCTATGGCCAAGCTCTTGCTCTGA
- the ntrB gene encoding nitrate ABC transporter permease, with translation MTTLTLLQEAPHPEASSPDQTVAMAAASPESPAAVAPVKSKPAQGSHRPPRQGESRLRAFIKILLPPLLGLAVFVGLWALVSMTSPQLPGPVKTWHSAVEVFADPFYRNGPNDLGIGWNILNSLGRVGIGFGLAALVGIPAGFLLGRFEFLHRMSAPVISLLRPVSPLAWLPIGLLVFKSANPAAIWVIFISSIWPMIINTAVGVQRIPRDYLNVARVLNLSEWKVFTKILFPSVLPYMLTGVRLAIGVAWLVIVAAEMLTGGVGLGFWVWDEWNNLNVEHIIIAIFVVGVVGLLLEQLLVLVANRFSYGEN, from the coding sequence ATGACCACCCTGACTCTCCTCCAGGAAGCCCCCCACCCGGAGGCTTCCTCCCCAGACCAGACCGTAGCCATGGCAGCGGCCAGCCCGGAATCCCCGGCGGCCGTGGCGCCGGTAAAGAGCAAACCTGCCCAGGGCAGCCACCGCCCCCCTCGCCAGGGGGAAAGCCGGTTGCGGGCTTTTATCAAAATCCTGTTGCCCCCCCTTTTGGGCCTGGCTGTCTTTGTGGGACTGTGGGCCCTGGTATCCATGACCAGCCCCCAGCTGCCTGGGCCCGTGAAAACCTGGCATTCCGCCGTGGAGGTGTTTGCGGATCCGTTTTATCGCAATGGTCCGAATGATCTGGGGATTGGCTGGAATATCCTCAATTCCCTGGGGCGGGTGGGGATTGGTTTTGGTCTGGCGGCCCTGGTGGGGATTCCCGCCGGCTTCCTACTGGGGCGCTTTGAGTTTCTCCACCGCATGAGCGCCCCGGTGATCAGTCTGCTGCGCCCGGTATCGCCCCTGGCCTGGCTGCCCATCGGCCTGCTGGTGTTCAAATCCGCCAATCCGGCGGCCATCTGGGTGATTTTCATCTCCTCCATCTGGCCCATGATCATCAACACCGCCGTGGGGGTCCAACGCATCCCCCGGGATTACCTGAACGTGGCCCGGGTGCTCAATCTGTCCGAATGGAAGGTGTTCACCAAGATTCTCTTCCCCTCCGTGCTGCCCTACATGCTGACCGGGGTGCGTCTGGCCATCGGGGTGGCCTGGCTGGTGATCGTGGCGGCGGAAATGCTGACCGGCGGCGTTGGGTTGGGGTTCTGGGTGTGGGACGAGTGGAACAACCTGAACGTGGAACACATCATCATCGCCATTTTCGTGGTGGGGGTGGTTGGCCTGCTCTTGGAACAGCTGCTGGTGCTGGTGGCGAATCGCTTCAGCTACGGGGAGAACTGA
- the ispB gene encoding octaprenyl diphosphate synthase: MALDKLYSLIGPDMGAVDAVIRRQLHSDVVLVRQVAEYIINSGGKRLRPAMVLLAAGAVGYQGVEHHNLAAVVEFIHTATLLHDDVVDESDLRRGRETANNLFGNAASVLVGDFLYSRSFQMMVATGNMGVMQVLANATNIIAEGEVLQLMNCHDANVDETRYLQVIHYKTAKLFEAAAQIGAILGQASPAVEAGLTAYGMHLGTAFQLIDDVLDYSADEAETGKHLGDDLAEGKPTLPLIYTMEHGSPEQAACVRHAIEEGGRDDFAKVLAAIRTTGALDHTRKQADVESQAAIRALDTLPASQYKDSLIELALFAVARSY; encoded by the coding sequence GTGGCGCTAGACAAGCTGTATTCCCTGATTGGCCCCGACATGGGGGCCGTGGACGCGGTTATCCGCCGTCAGCTCCATTCCGATGTGGTGCTGGTGCGGCAGGTGGCCGAATACATTATTAACAGCGGCGGCAAGCGGCTGCGCCCGGCCATGGTGCTGCTGGCCGCCGGTGCCGTGGGCTATCAGGGGGTGGAACACCACAACCTGGCGGCGGTGGTGGAATTTATCCATACCGCCACGCTCCTCCACGACGACGTGGTGGATGAGTCCGATCTGCGCCGGGGCCGGGAGACTGCCAACAACCTGTTTGGCAATGCCGCCAGCGTTCTGGTGGGGGATTTTCTCTATTCCCGTTCTTTCCAGATGATGGTGGCTACCGGCAACATGGGGGTCATGCAGGTGCTGGCCAACGCCACCAACATCATTGCGGAAGGGGAAGTGCTGCAATTGATGAATTGCCACGACGCCAACGTGGATGAAACCCGCTACCTTCAGGTGATCCATTACAAGACCGCCAAGTTGTTCGAGGCCGCGGCCCAGATTGGCGCCATCCTGGGGCAGGCGTCTCCCGCCGTGGAAGCGGGGCTGACGGCCTATGGCATGCACCTGGGCACCGCCTTCCAACTCATCGATGATGTGCTGGATTATTCCGCCGATGAGGCGGAAACCGGCAAGCACCTGGGGGACGATCTGGCGGAAGGCAAGCCTACCCTGCCGCTTATTTACACCATGGAACACGGTTCCCCCGAGCAGGCCGCCTGTGTGCGCCATGCCATCGAGGAAGGGGGCCGGGACGATTTCGCCAAGGTGCTGGCCGCCATCCGGACCACGGGTGCCCTGGACCACACCCGGAAGCAGGCGGACGTGGAATCCCAGGCCGCTATCCGGGCCCTGGATACCCTTCCGGCTTCTCAATACAAAGATTCGCTGATAGAATTAGCCCTCTTCGCTGTAGCGAGAAGCTACTGA
- the cobA gene encoding uroporphyrinogen-III C-methyltransferase has protein sequence MLTLRGAQRLGQAEVVLVDELVGSEVLDYVPAHARIVRVGKRGGGKATPQDFIQRLMLRYARQGRRVVRLKGGDPLVFGRGGEELAFLGQQGIPVEVVPGISSGLAVPATLGIPVTHRHYCHGVTLVTGHTRENGEPDWAALAKTGTTLVIYMGLSRLPSICQGLLAGGLPFQTPAAVIAQGTLPGQRQVIGSLADLEARVNAAGLLAPALIVVGDVVGLAWQAAIAGTPGAKDGPAPLCPQRRVA, from the coding sequence TTGTTGACCCTGCGGGGTGCCCAGCGATTGGGGCAGGCGGAGGTGGTGTTGGTGGATGAGTTGGTTGGCTCCGAGGTGCTGGACTACGTCCCCGCCCATGCCCGCATTGTTCGGGTCGGCAAACGGGGCGGGGGAAAAGCCACCCCCCAGGATTTCATCCAACGCTTAATGCTGCGCTATGCCCGCCAGGGAAGGCGGGTCGTCCGGTTGAAAGGGGGAGATCCCCTGGTATTCGGTCGGGGCGGCGAGGAACTGGCGTTTCTGGGGCAGCAGGGCATCCCGGTGGAAGTGGTGCCGGGTATTTCCTCCGGCCTGGCGGTGCCTGCCACCCTGGGCATTCCTGTCACCCATCGTCATTACTGCCATGGGGTAACCCTGGTCACCGGCCATACCCGGGAAAACGGTGAGCCGGATTGGGCTGCCCTGGCCAAAACCGGCACCACCCTGGTGATTTACATGGGGCTTTCCCGGCTGCCCTCCATTTGTCAGGGCCTATTGGCCGGTGGCCTGCCTTTTCAAACCCCGGCTGCAGTGATCGCCCAGGGGACTTTGCCGGGGCAGCGGCAGGTGATCGGCTCCCTGGCTGATCTGGAGGCTCGGGTGAATGCCGCCGGTCTGCTCGCACCGGCCCTGATCGTGGTGGGAGATGTGGTGGGGTTGGCCTGGCAAGCGGCGATAGCCGGCACGCCGGGGGCTAAAGATGGACCTGCCCCCCTTTGCCCCCAGCGCCGGGTGGCTTGA
- a CDS encoding DUF1282 family protein, whose amino-acid sequence MNLPFTAPSTLPLPPPPSAGRTGRRLPHPLWAWLLIMLPGATFSAYMVAYLGTHMSSLQELHPAWEWNALALRFGLTQLLLLPLVALLCRTIGRRFHFSLGLREAMVLIAITPIPLWLSSFALLIPSLFYSEVFIGFALLSSIQLCFSGVDRLCGEGDEVAKFLLAGLTCLGGTLGGTLTLASLLLA is encoded by the coding sequence ATGAATCTGCCCTTCACCGCCCCCTCCACCCTGCCCCTCCCCCCGCCGCCGTCTGCGGGAAGAACCGGGCGCCGCCTGCCCCATCCCCTCTGGGCCTGGCTGCTGATTATGTTACCGGGGGCCACTTTTTCGGCTTACATGGTGGCCTATCTGGGCACCCATATGTCCTCCCTCCAGGAACTCCACCCGGCTTGGGAATGGAACGCCCTGGCCCTCCGATTTGGGCTGACTCAGTTGCTGCTCCTACCCCTGGTGGCCCTGCTGTGCCGCACCATTGGGCGGCGCTTTCATTTTTCCTTGGGATTACGGGAAGCCATGGTCTTAATTGCCATCACCCCCATTCCCCTGTGGCTTTCCAGCTTCGCCCTGCTCATTCCCAGTCTTTTTTACAGCGAAGTGTTCATTGGCTTCGCTCTGCTCTCCAGCATCCAACTGTGCTTTTCCGGGGTAGATCGGCTCTGTGGCGAGGGGGATGAGGTGGCCAAGTTTCTCCTGGCGGGCCTCACCTGCCTAGGCGGCACCCTAGGGGGGACCCTGACCCTGGCCTCCCTGTTGCTGGCTTAG
- a CDS encoding CmpA/NrtA family ABC transporter substrate-binding protein, whose amino-acid sequence MMGLGVGSASSAWAAGSDGPEKTEVRVGFIPLTDCASVVMAAVKGFDKKYGIKIIPSKEASWAGVRDKLVNGELDAAHVLYGLVYGVQLGIGGPKKDMSVLMTLDNNGQGISLSNQLHQKGVTDGASLRKLISTEKREYVFAQTFPTGTHAMWLYYWLATYGINPIHDVKTITVPPPQMVANMRIGNMDGFCVGEPWNQRAIVDKVGFSVATSQDVWPDHPEKVLGTTSDFVTKYPKTALALTCAVLEASRWIDANLANRRETAEVIAGKAYVNTPADVILGRMMGRYENGLGKTWDDKHHMKFFNDGQVNFPYLSDGMWFLTQHKRWGLLRQDPDYLGVARKINQIALYKQAAARVGVPLPKSDMRTSRLIDGVVWDGKDPKKYAASFKVRA is encoded by the coding sequence ATGATGGGCTTGGGTGTCGGATCAGCCTCCTCCGCCTGGGCGGCAGGCTCGGATGGGCCGGAAAAAACGGAAGTCCGGGTGGGGTTTATCCCCCTGACGGACTGTGCCTCGGTGGTGATGGCCGCGGTCAAAGGCTTCGATAAAAAGTACGGCATCAAGATCATTCCGTCCAAGGAGGCATCTTGGGCCGGGGTGCGGGACAAGCTGGTCAATGGGGAACTGGATGCGGCCCACGTGTTGTATGGCCTAGTCTATGGGGTGCAGCTGGGGATCGGCGGCCCGAAAAAGGACATGTCCGTTCTCATGACCTTGGATAACAACGGCCAGGGGATCAGCCTTTCCAACCAGCTGCACCAGAAGGGGGTGACGGACGGGGCCTCCCTGCGCAAGCTGATTTCCACGGAAAAGCGGGAATATGTGTTTGCCCAGACCTTTCCCACCGGTACCCACGCCATGTGGCTGTATTACTGGCTGGCGACCTACGGCATTAATCCGATCCATGACGTGAAAACCATTACGGTGCCGCCCCCTCAAATGGTGGCCAATATGCGGATCGGCAATATGGATGGATTCTGTGTAGGGGAACCCTGGAATCAGCGGGCCATCGTGGATAAGGTGGGTTTTTCCGTGGCGACCAGCCAGGACGTCTGGCCCGATCATCCGGAAAAGGTCCTGGGGACTACCTCGGACTTTGTGACCAAGTATCCCAAGACCGCCCTGGCCCTGACCTGTGCGGTCCTGGAAGCTTCCCGCTGGATTGACGCCAACCTGGCCAATCGCCGGGAAACGGCGGAAGTCATTGCCGGCAAAGCCTACGTGAATACGCCGGCCGATGTGATTCTGGGGCGCATGATGGGGCGCTATGAAAACGGCCTGGGCAAGACCTGGGATGACAAGCACCACATGAAGTTCTTTAACGACGGTCAGGTCAATTTCCCCTACCTGTCCGATGGCATGTGGTTCCTCACCCAGCACAAGCGCTGGGGCCTGTTGCGCCAGGACCCGGATTATCTGGGGGTGGCCAGGAAAATTAACCAGATCGCCCTCTATAAGCAGGCTGCCGCCCGGGTCGGGGTGCCCCTGCCCAAGAGCGATATGCGCACATCCAGGCTTATTGATGGGGTGGTGTGGGACGGTAAAGATCCCAAGAAATACGCGGCCTCCTTTAAGGTCCGCGCCTAA
- a CDS encoding nitrate reductase encodes MNAPQPLQETRATCPYCGVGCGVWIQHDGQQILGVRGDPDHPANWGRLCTKGASLHLSTRPETRLLYPELRRSRDLPRARVSWSEALETAARRFAELIQREGPESVGFYLSGQLLTEDYYVFNKLVKGFIGSNNVDTNSRLCMSSAVAAYKQTLGVDAPPCSYEDMEQADCLLIVGSNMAYAHPIAFRRIEAAKSERPDMRLIVVDPRRTDTAAMADLHLAIRPGTDIWLFNAMLHVLIWEGLVDRTYLEAHTEGFAALQAHVQDMGPAVAARICGVPEADIVQAARWWGASPRALSLWCQGLNQSVHGTHNGAALIALSLATGRLGTPGNGPFSLTGQPNAMGGREVGGMANLLSAHRDMKNPQDLAEIAHFWGVPSVPSKPGPSAVALFEAVRRGEIKALWVACTNPAHSMPDQALIREALERCEFLVVQEAYGNTETAAYGDLLLPAATWGEKEGTVTNSERRITHVNPAVPPLGEARADWRIGVDFAQALGRALGREAEAQRLFPYAGPEAVFLEHAASTQGRDLDISGLTYGLLEDLGPQQWPFPRGARAGQARLYGSGRFPTPSGRARFLVPTLEVAAEEPDRDYPLRVITGRLRDQWHGMSRTGKVARLYSHVDEPRIELHPEDMARFRIQEGDLVRVSSRRGSVVLRAQSADSLQPGHAFVAMHWGRNVLNSSGANELTLNQVDPFSMQPELKQAAVRVETVSLPYQALFMRTFPEAKEAVGRTLEIGAACARWLPHFAYGAVFLAGREHPAVVLRLAHDRPLPEAWLEALNRLMDLDQPDCLSYRDSCRGIAKRALMAGEVLMGLSLIGETAAEPWLRDLIVARQPVAQFRAWLLAPLAQPPAGACGRGKTICNCLNVSESEIRAAIARGADVEGLKDQLKCGTSCGSCVPELKRMVAGG; translated from the coding sequence ATGAATGCTCCCCAGCCGTTACAGGAAACCCGGGCGACCTGCCCCTATTGCGGGGTGGGCTGCGGGGTATGGATTCAGCACGACGGGCAGCAGATCCTGGGGGTGCGGGGGGATCCGGACCATCCGGCCAATTGGGGGCGCTTGTGCACTAAAGGGGCGTCTCTTCACTTGAGTACCCGGCCCGAAACCCGCCTGCTCTACCCGGAATTACGGCGTTCCCGGGATTTGCCCCGGGCGCGGGTCAGCTGGTCTGAGGCGTTGGAAACGGCTGCCCGCCGATTCGCCGAACTGATCCAGCGGGAGGGTCCGGAATCCGTGGGCTTCTATCTGTCGGGCCAGTTGCTCACGGAGGACTACTACGTCTTCAACAAGCTGGTGAAGGGATTTATCGGCAGCAACAATGTGGATACCAATTCCCGCCTATGCATGTCCAGCGCCGTCGCCGCCTACAAGCAGACCCTGGGGGTGGATGCCCCACCCTGCTCCTACGAGGACATGGAACAGGCGGATTGTCTGCTGATTGTGGGCAGCAACATGGCCTATGCCCATCCCATCGCCTTTCGGCGCATTGAGGCGGCCAAGAGCGAACGCCCGGACATGCGCCTGATTGTGGTGGACCCTCGCCGTACCGATACGGCGGCCATGGCGGACCTGCATCTGGCCATTCGGCCGGGTACCGATATCTGGCTGTTCAATGCCATGCTCCATGTGCTGATCTGGGAAGGCTTGGTGGATCGGACCTATCTGGAGGCCCATACGGAAGGCTTTGCGGCGCTGCAGGCCCATGTGCAAGACATGGGGCCGGCGGTGGCGGCCCGGATCTGCGGGGTGCCAGAGGCGGACATCGTGCAGGCGGCCCGCTGGTGGGGCGCCTCCCCCCGGGCCCTGTCCCTCTGGTGTCAGGGCCTAAACCAGTCGGTTCATGGCACCCACAACGGGGCGGCCCTGATTGCCCTGTCCCTGGCCACCGGCCGTCTGGGAACGCCGGGCAATGGCCCCTTTTCCCTCACCGGCCAGCCCAATGCCATGGGGGGCCGGGAAGTGGGGGGCATGGCTAATCTGTTGTCGGCCCATCGGGATATGAAAAATCCCCAGGATCTGGCGGAAATCGCCCATTTCTGGGGGGTGCCCTCCGTCCCCAGCAAGCCCGGGCCCTCCGCCGTGGCCCTGTTCGAGGCAGTGCGCCGGGGCGAGATCAAGGCCCTCTGGGTGGCCTGTACCAATCCGGCCCATTCCATGCCCGACCAGGCCTTGATCCGGGAAGCCCTGGAGCGCTGCGAATTCCTGGTGGTTCAGGAAGCCTACGGAAATACGGAGACCGCCGCCTATGGGGACCTGTTGTTGCCGGCGGCCACCTGGGGGGAAAAGGAAGGCACGGTCACCAATTCGGAGCGCCGCATTACCCATGTGAATCCGGCGGTCCCGCCCCTGGGCGAAGCCCGGGCGGATTGGCGCATCGGTGTGGACTTTGCCCAGGCCCTGGGGCGCGCCTTGGGCCGGGAGGCGGAGGCCCAACGCCTCTTTCCCTACGCCGGACCGGAGGCGGTGTTTCTGGAACATGCCGCCAGTACCCAGGGGCGGGATCTGGATATTTCCGGGCTGACCTACGGCCTTCTGGAGGACCTGGGGCCCCAGCAGTGGCCCTTTCCCCGGGGCGCCCGGGCCGGGCAGGCCCGGCTCTATGGGAGTGGCCGCTTTCCCACCCCCTCGGGGCGCGCCCGTTTCCTGGTGCCCACCCTGGAGGTGGCGGCGGAGGAACCGGATCGGGATTACCCCCTGCGGGTCATCACCGGGCGTCTGCGGGATCAGTGGCACGGGATGAGCCGCACGGGCAAAGTGGCCCGCCTCTATAGCCATGTGGATGAGCCCAGGATCGAACTTCATCCTGAGGACATGGCCCGCTTTCGGATTCAGGAGGGGGATCTGGTGCGGGTTTCCAGTCGCCGGGGGAGTGTGGTGCTGCGCGCCCAGTCGGCGGACAGCTTGCAGCCGGGACACGCCTTCGTGGCCATGCACTGGGGGCGCAATGTGCTCAATTCCAGTGGCGCCAACGAACTGACCCTGAATCAGGTGGATCCCTTTTCCATGCAGCCGGAGTTGAAGCAGGCTGCGGTTCGGGTAGAAACGGTGTCCTTGCCCTATCAGGCCCTGTTTATGCGGACTTTCCCCGAAGCCAAGGAAGCCGTGGGGCGCACTTTGGAAATTGGGGCGGCCTGTGCCCGCTGGTTGCCCCATTTTGCCTATGGCGCCGTGTTTCTTGCCGGACGGGAGCATCCTGCGGTGGTGCTGCGGCTGGCCCATGATCGCCCGCTGCCCGAGGCTTGGCTGGAGGCTCTGAATCGGTTGATGGACCTGGATCAGCCGGACTGCCTGTCCTATCGGGATAGCTGCCGGGGCATTGCCAAACGGGCCCTGATGGCGGGGGAGGTGCTGATGGGCCTGAGCCTGATCGGGGAAACGGCGGCGGAACCCTGGTTGCGGGATTTGATCGTGGCGCGACAGCCCGTCGCCCAGTTCCGCGCCTGGCTGCTGGCGCCCCTGGCCCAGCCTCCCGCCGGGGCCTGCGGTCGGGGCAAGACCATCTGCAACTGCCTGAATGTTTCCGAGTCAGAAATCCGCGCCGCCATTGCCCGGGGGGCTGACGTGGAGGGGCTAAAAGACCAGCTCAAGTGCGGTACCAGCTGCGGTTCCTGTGTTCCGGAACTGAAGCGTATGGTGGCGGGCGGGTGA
- the nirD gene encoding nitrite reductase small subunit NirD produces the protein MNITTQNQPPAGEGWHSACSLAEIPVLGSRVMRLGSLDVALFRTRDDRIFAVHDKCPHKGGPLSQGMVHGDVVTCPLHSWKIQLASGQAVAPDVGCTPPYPVSLVADQVWVQLP, from the coding sequence ATGAATATCACGACTCAAAATCAGCCACCGGCCGGTGAAGGCTGGCACTCGGCCTGTTCCCTGGCGGAAATCCCCGTCCTGGGCTCCCGGGTGATGCGCCTGGGTAGCCTGGACGTGGCCCTGTTCCGTACCCGGGACGATCGCATTTTCGCGGTGCACGACAAGTGCCCTCACAAGGGGGGCCCCCTGTCCCAGGGCATGGTGCATGGCGACGTTGTCACCTGCCCCCTGCATAGCTGGAAGATTCAACTGGCGAGCGGTCAGGCGGTGGCCCCCGATGTGGGGTGTACGCCCCCCTATCCGGTCTCCCTGGTGGCGGATCAGGTGTGGGTTCAACTGCCGTGA